The genome window agtgtacCAGCCCCATTGGGACCGTTGGTTAAATATTGCATCATACTTGTGTGCTCAACATGCCTCTCACATGGAAAGCAGAAGAACGCAGTTAGTTTAAGCTGtaacctttgtgtgtgtgtgcatacctgtGTGCAGCATCAGGGTCTGCTCTACGATGGGAGCGTTTGGCTTTCAGTGGAGCAGGTCTCTCTGTGGGGGAGGAGCTCAAAGGACTGTCAGAATCCAGACGAGGAGCATCAGGTCTGGtcctgatgaagaggaggaggagcaacagTGGAAACATACAGGGATCAGTTGATGCTTTGCAGCAAGTAAAGATTATTCATGAAATGACAGCATATCAACTCACTTCCGAAGGATGATAACCGCACGCCTCTCCTTGATGTCTTGGGGTCGGATGCAGTGGGTGATATCATCTGCAGCGTAGCCACTGGGAAAGGAAGAGATGCTGTCATTGACCCAGCAACACAAGACCTGTAATGTGTGATTCACACAGCACATGACGACAACCATAACAACCATAGTCTTCCTCATACCTGAGCACTGTGACACTCCCTCTCCTCACTGGCAAGACAAGCACTGGCTCCGACACACGAATTGGTTTGAACTGGAAGCGGCAGCCAAAGCAGAGAGCACTGTCACTGAAGAACGACACCGACACAATGGGCCGTGCAAAGATGTGGAGTGGGTCGACGTGTGACACGATGCAGCCTCCTGGTTGGTAGTCATTGATCACTGCACTGTTAACAAAGCCTTCTGGGATCACTCCATCAGACACCAGCCGCTTGATCACCAGCTCGTGCACCCAACCTGGGATCTCGTCGACCTCTCCTTTGCGGTACAGCCGCTCCTGGCCCGGTCCACGTTTCTCCAGCTGGGCTCCATAAGTGTATCCCTctccaaaaaaatatttgttccTGAGGGGTGCCCTGTCCACAGTGTGCTCACGGTACAGTCCAGCCTCTCCCTTTGCAACCACCTCATCAATCTTCTCCTCAATGCGGGCACACTCCTCAGGCGAGAATATGCTCTTCTGCATGATGCCACTCTTGACCCGGCGGGCCTCTTGCTCCCGGGGCTCCCCGTTGTCATCACTGTGATCAAGCTCGTCATCCTCTGACTCCCGGAACTTGCGCTTTCGACTTTTCCTGCTGCCATTTGTGCCGTCCGCATATTTATTCTTATATTCGTCTCTGTGTGGAGTCATGGATTTCAGCTTCTCCCTCAAGTCTGAGTATCCGCTGGCTGCCATGTCATTCAAAACAAATACACTAGGCCGTAATGAAACTAGCCAAGTTAGCGAACAGACATGTATGTCAGCGTTGCATTTCAGCACGGCGGCTTGCAGCGGTCTGTTCAGTAAACAAGGAGTTTCTGGTGATGATGGATGTTGGTGTCGTTAGCTTGGAGGAGCAGTCATTCACTGCGCTGGCAGcaaagaacagaaacaaaaccgTAGCTAACAGCGGCTAACTTGCTCGACTGCTCCGTCTGAGCATTAAAGACGTAGTCCGGTGTGTATCCAAGCAAGCTGGACAGCTGGGCCGTCACCGTAGGAACACTTAAAACGACAAATCAAAACTGTAATGAACGTTACGACACCACACAGCCAGGACGAGGCTAACGCTGCCGTTAGCTAGCTGGGCTACTttgctagttagctagctaaacTAGCCTGGCTCGGTCTGTCTACCGCCGCCTGCAGAAATGGATAAACCACGCAACAGCATTTCACATGTTAGCGCTGAATCCCAAACCTCGGCGACCAAGAAACGTGTCCTCACTGAACCTCAAGGCCTCGGGAAAGACACAAATTCATGCAAACTGAGAGGCAGTTTACAATATCATGACCCGTCCCCAATAAGGCTGAAAATAAACTCGTGTAACCTGCCAGCGGTCTGCGCATGCGCTCGACAACCTGTCACTATGGGGCGGGACTATCACGTTTCCTGGGCGTTCATAGGCCTGCCAAGCAAATCCAATTTGGGACAGGAGAACACTCCACTCTTTCTAATTTTGTCCCACAAACTTCTGTTCCTTTTGACGTCCACACTGTGCACTTTAAATTGTTTAAGAGGCCTCGTTGACTCCTCCCCTCTTACATTGCCACCTCTTTATATCAAATGTTTGCTTTCATCATCCATTTATCATTTCATCAGTCAACAATATAGAGCCCCTCTTTAAAACAGATGactttattataataaaaatgtcctttacaaaataagcaaataagTACATTAACAACAGACGAAAACGACAATTGTTTACATCAATATGTCTTAAGCTTTACAAACTTTACAGTAtcgataaaaaataaaaataaaaactgctcACACATCAGCTATAAAACTTTTAAGTGATAAGGTGTAATGTGCAGGCAACTATGGCCTGTGAAACCTTCCTCACTCATCATAAAACAGTATTTCTATggagaaaacattttcagcacGATCACTTAAAACTTGCATAAGTGCAATTATAAGGGTGTCAAGCTGTTCCAGTATTCCAAGGTTACATACTCTTATCTACTAGTAGTGAAGTTTCAATTCATTCAGTTGCAGTGcctataattaaataaaaatgaagtgagaCTGAGTTCAGGGGATTTTTTTGCATTCACATAGTGTGTATAAGCTACACACAAGAAACACCTGAAGGCAAGAAGAGGTAGGTTATTTTGAGGgtgttatgtgtgtgcactgtttttcgtgtgtgtgtgtgtttgtgtgtgtgtgtgtgtgtatgtgcatgtgtttgcatgcgtgcatgtgcatgtgtttgcatgcgtgcatgtgccTGCACACTATCCTGTGTCACTGCGTGAATGAGCATGTGTTACAACATGGTAATTTCACTGGGCGGCAGGGTGAGTCTCTTCTCTCGCATTGACATCATGTTCTCCACTTGCATGGCGATGACTCGACACAGCTCCAGGCCCTGTGGATACACAATACCAGCATGAACGGAAAGACAACAACAGTGCAACTATTGTAAACATGGACAAATTACAAGTGGTTTCTGAAGGGTGCCTCTGTGAGCGTTTGCATAATACCTGCTCCAGCTGTAGCTGAGTAAGCcgctgtgtgttcatgtctcCCAGGGTGAGGTCTACATAGGGGTAGCTGGTCCCTGCAGTCGGTCTTTGGGTACGACTGGACTGCACCTCCACCAGGGGGACCACTGCCATCACCTCCTGCACGACAGAGACCAACGCCGTAACACACTGCAGAAATCTGgatctttctttttcatcacatttgtttcaatttttggacaaaaaataatttacttaTCAGAAACAGGCCATCGATTGTTGTCTTTAAACGTTTTTCTGAAAAACTTCTAACTGCAAGGCCAGATCTGTCATCACTGGCTTGTGTAGTTAGATAATAAACTGGGATTGCCTCCAAACCAGGaacagaatcttttttttttttttttcaactcttaacctctttctttgttatattctttgattttttcactttaaaatacTTTCTTGTTTTACTTTTCTGCTGCACCAGAATAAGAATGCTCTGGAAGCCTTTGCTTTTACTGAGTACATAAATGTTTTATATACCCTATGGTGTTTTTAACCTTTCTTTCTTctataatgaatgaataaatggaaaccataGAAGAAAATACATGGCTTCAGATGTATTTGGATGTCATAATGagttgaaatggaaatggaaatggaatttgtgtttgtgtgtgagtgtgtgtgtgtgagtgtgtgtgtgtgtgtgtgtgtgtgtgtgtgtgtgtgtgtgtgtgtgtgtgtttgtgtgtgtgtgtgtgtgtgtgtgtgtctgtgtggtgtttCCTCACATGTGTCTCTTTGTGCAGGAAGTGAAGACCATGTTGACTGACGGCAAGGATGCAGGGAGCGTAgtaggaggtggagctgctgctgtggatgTAGAAGAACGAGGAGCCAAACATGGGGAATGCACTGACGAGccctgcacacaaacaagcacacacacacacactttagctACGgaaacacagagatacacacattcataactATTGATGTGACCCAGGATCTTACCCAGAAACTGTGCTCTGGCCTGGTGGGGGCTCAGGTTCTGTATTTGCTGCATGTGCTGCGTTACCAAGGCAGACCACTGCTGTGGGGACTGCTTCTTGAATAGAGGCGGAGGGATGTACTCTGACAGTTCATGGCTGGAGGTGAAGAAATAAAGAATTTACAATAAAGTAGTCCAGATAGGCAAGATGTAAAGGAAAAATCTCCCATAGGATGCACACACTGCTAAATCAATAATTTGTGCTTTTCggtgcattccaggagttatgtTTTGTGAActtgtgaactttttttttttgttacattcaCTTTCCCTCAAGCAGTCTTATCTCCTTCTTCTCCAGTCACTCGTTTTCTACATTTGCCAGACTTTTGACTTCTGACAACCCTCAGAGAACAGGTGTGAATGCGCTGCATTCAGCTATGGGCTAATGTGCACAGTAGGTCGATAGAGCAATGCGAATACCACAGTAAGAGCAAGAGAGTGCGCTTTGCAGTTAAAAAGTAGGCATCATATTAAACCACAACATATCGAATGGCTGCATTGTATTCTGGTCTCTTGAGGCTACTGATGGTGGAAAAATCAGTACCTCTGACTCTTCAATGATGGATTTGTCCCTGTGTGATTGTTGAATGGTAGTAGCAAaaagcccttgctctttgattaGGGATGGACTATTGAATTCCACTGTGGCTATGCTGGAAAAATCTGTACATGACATAATGTCATCaatgttttgctgcttttgcaTGGAAATAAGGAATGtacatgaacaacaacaaaatggatgCAGAAATAAATTGCTAATGGCATATCAGTATTTGCAATCAGTTGCTGGTCGGTTGCAGGAACATCACAGTAAAGACAAAAATTGaacactgcacactgaaataactttacTGTAACTTTATCAGGAGGGAACAACGTGCTTCCTTAGGTTcactatagatagatagatagatagatagatagataatatgCATCATGTATTCTCACATGCTGGGGATGAAGACGATGTCTTTGGCTCTGTGCTGCAAAGCTGCCAGTTTGGAGATCTGGTGGAACTGTTGATCGCTAACTTTTCCTCGTGGAAGCACATTCAGGAGGCCTTTACGGTAGTCAGGCAGCAcctagacatacacacatacacaattacACGCACACATGAAAGCAGTAGTGCTGAGTCAAGCAGCCTAATCCCACTGCAGATATGTGAAATGTCAGCCAAATGCAGTATTCTACCTGGTTATAGTGCATTTCGACACAAAGTTCATTGTCAAACTTGAGTGGCTGAGTCCAGACAACCCGCCTGAACCAGAAGCTGTAGTTGCTGTCCACTGGCTCTGCCTCTGTAGCAATATCCAGGATATATTCATGCTTGTTCAGAGGACGCACATTCTGGCCTGGGCacaatacaagcacacacacattatttgtTACACAGAGACGCATATGCACTTAAAAATTTactcaaaaaaatcaaagaactCATGTTTGTTATGTTCATATGACAGTCCTATCAGTGctcacaaacatgagcaactTTCTCTCAGAGCTGCTAGAAACCAGAGAAGCCTCTGATACGTGATCTGTGACTGTAACTCCTCCACAGACAGTGAGTAGAAGATTGCCTTCC of Myripristis murdjan chromosome 1, fMyrMur1.1, whole genome shotgun sequence contains these proteins:
- the alkbh5 gene encoding RNA demethylase ALKBH5, which codes for MAASGYSDLREKLKSMTPHRDEYKNKYADGTNGSRKSRKRKFRESEDDELDHSDDNGEPREQEARRVKSGIMQKSIFSPEECARIEEKIDEVVAKGEAGLYREHTVDRAPLRNKYFFGEGYTYGAQLEKRGPGQERLYRKGEVDEIPGWVHELVIKRLVSDGVIPEGFVNSAVINDYQPGGCIVSHVDPLHIFARPIVSVSFFSDSALCFGCRFQFKPIRVSEPVLVLPVRRGSVTVLSGYAADDITHCIRPQDIKERRAVIILRKTRPDAPRLDSDSPLSSSPTERPAPLKAKRSHRRADPDAAHRPRVLEMDKEENRHPSLSRHRRHSNSSENYWRRGQDYDKHRESSGRKVKMRRH